The following are encoded together in the Gemmatimonadales bacterium genome:
- a CDS encoding aminotransferase class I/II-fold pyridoxal phosphate-dependent enzyme: MPRRPPGRSTVAIHGNPATRTAPDPVAPPIYQSATFLRPVGSTDETLYTRYGNNPNQLRLAERLAGLEGAEAAIFVASGMGATALAHLAVLSPGDHLLSSDWIYGGTRRLFREEFTRFGIDVSFVNPDRRREWRSKLRKNTRAIFVETPTNPLMRVLDVEWLATLAETEGIALLVDSTFATPINYRPLEHGADVVIHSATKYLNGHSDVIAGAVAGAATLVDEVRERMKLWGQAIDPHAAWLVERGLKTLAVRMERHNRTGLAIASWLEEHPKVRRVHYPGLDSHPDHELAARVLDGFSGMVGVELAGGARAADRCLRALRLVAHAPSLGGVESLVSEPRFTSHAALTADERAAAGIPDGFLRLSLGLEDPDDLMDDLARGLAAA; this comes from the coding sequence ATGCCGCGCCGCCCACCGGGCCGGTCCACCGTCGCCATCCACGGGAACCCGGCCACGCGCACCGCGCCCGATCCCGTCGCGCCGCCCATCTACCAGTCGGCCACCTTCCTGCGGCCGGTGGGCTCGACCGACGAGACGCTGTACACCCGCTACGGCAACAACCCCAACCAGCTCCGCCTGGCGGAGCGCCTCGCCGGGCTCGAGGGCGCGGAGGCCGCCATCTTCGTCGCCAGCGGGATGGGGGCGACGGCGCTGGCGCACCTGGCCGTGCTGAGCCCGGGCGACCACCTCCTCTCCAGCGACTGGATCTACGGCGGCACCCGCCGGCTGTTCCGCGAGGAGTTCACCCGCTTCGGGATCGACGTGTCGTTCGTCAACCCCGACCGGCGGCGCGAGTGGCGCAGCAAGCTCCGCAAGAATACGCGGGCGATCTTCGTCGAGACGCCGACCAATCCGCTGATGCGCGTCCTCGACGTCGAGTGGCTGGCGACCCTCGCCGAGACGGAGGGCATCGCGCTGCTGGTGGACTCGACCTTCGCGACGCCGATCAACTACCGGCCGCTCGAGCACGGCGCGGACGTGGTGATCCACAGCGCCACCAAGTACCTCAACGGGCACTCCGACGTCATCGCGGGGGCGGTGGCCGGCGCGGCCACGCTCGTCGACGAGGTGCGCGAGCGGATGAAGCTGTGGGGCCAGGCCATCGATCCGCACGCGGCGTGGCTCGTCGAGCGCGGGCTCAAGACCCTCGCGGTGCGGATGGAGCGGCACAACCGCACCGGCCTGGCGATCGCCTCCTGGCTGGAGGAGCACCCCAAGGTCCGGCGCGTGCACTACCCCGGGCTCGACTCGCACCCCGACCACGAGCTGGCCGCGCGGGTGCTGGACGGGTTCAGCGGGATGGTCGGCGTCGAGCTGGCGGGCGGCGCCCGGGCGGCCGACCGCTGCCTGCGCGCCCTGCGCCTGGTGGCCCACGCCCCGAGCCTGGGCGGCGTGGAATCGCTGGTCTCGGAGCCGCGGTTCACCTCGCACGCCGCGCTCACGGCCGACGAGCGCGCCGCGGCCGGCATCCCCGACGGCTTCCTCCGGCTCTCGCTCGGTCTCGAGGACCCCGACGACCTGATGGACGACCTCGCCCGAGGACTCGCCGCGGCCTAG
- a CDS encoding permease-like cell division protein FtsX, whose product MNLVVRETLLAFRRAPLLSALSVTTIAFSLFVFGLFGLVTVNVQRVMGSVAERVEVVAYVRRGTPIEAVTVAAADIQAFPEVESVTHVTEEVALARARRELPEFRDIFQDLEANPLPASLEVRLKPEFRDARHATLVAERLRAFDFVDDVRYGSDWVAKLDHLRNIAGAVGVVVGLAFALVAVIIIGTTIRMAVLHRGHEIAIMRLVGATDGFIRRPFLLDGLIKGLMGGALALVLCYGAYALVDAYLLRADFFTAPESLAGIAAGGLLGLAGSLVSIGRHLRSV is encoded by the coding sequence GTGAACCTCGTCGTCCGCGAGACCCTGCTCGCCTTCCGGCGCGCGCCGCTGCTGTCGGCGCTGTCGGTCACCACGATCGCCTTCTCGCTGTTCGTGTTCGGCCTGTTCGGGCTGGTGACGGTGAACGTGCAGCGGGTCATGGGCAGCGTGGCCGAGCGCGTGGAGGTGGTGGCGTACGTGCGCCGCGGCACGCCCATCGAAGCCGTCACCGTCGCGGCGGCCGACATCCAGGCCTTCCCCGAAGTCGAGAGCGTCACCCACGTGACCGAGGAAGTCGCGCTCGCGCGCGCGCGCCGCGAGCTGCCGGAATTCCGCGACATCTTCCAGGACCTCGAGGCCAACCCCCTGCCGGCTTCGCTCGAGGTCCGCCTCAAGCCGGAGTTCCGCGACGCGCGCCACGCGACCCTGGTGGCCGAGCGGCTGCGCGCCTTCGACTTCGTGGACGACGTCCGCTACGGCAGCGACTGGGTGGCCAAGCTGGACCATCTCAGGAACATCGCCGGCGCGGTCGGCGTGGTGGTGGGCCTGGCGTTCGCGCTGGTGGCCGTCATCATCATCGGCACCACCATCCGGATGGCGGTGCTGCACCGGGGCCACGAGATCGCGATCATGCGGCTGGTGGGCGCGACCGACGGGTTCATCCGCCGCCCCTTCCTGCTCGACGGGCTGATCAAGGGCCTGATGGGCGGCGCGCTGGCCCTGGTGCTGTGCTACGGCGCCTACGCCCTCGTCGACGCGTATCTGCTGCGGGCCGACTTCTTCACCGCGCCGGAGTCGCTCGCGGGCATCGCCGCCGGCGGGCTGCTCGGGCTGGCGGGCAGCCTGGTCAGCATCGGCCGTCACCTCCGCAGCGTCTGA
- a CDS encoding glycosyltransferase family 9 protein has product MSATPGRAGGTVRTPAEAEAVAARPSGARATGRGLVIQTAFFGDVVLTTPLIRRAAERHGALVDVVVLPGAVPVLRNHPSIRDRIPYDKHGRDAGVGGFVRMVRLLRRRHYAAAYLAQSSVRSAALAFAAGIPRRIGFREAPGAFLHTHSVAPRGEPHQVERLLALADGAPERREPEIFPGPEERAAVDALLAEAGIHSEFVVLAPGSQWGSKRWPFFPELARALAPEIPLALVGGPGDRADARQIRTALGSATPVADGIGRLSLLAAGELIRRARALVSNDSAPVHLASAAGTATVEIYGPTAPLFGFAARAPWSRIVEPEPLECRPCHHHGPPACPLGHHRCMREIPISRVLAEVRTLLQIVPKRYGV; this is encoded by the coding sequence GTGAGCGCCACGCCGGGCCGCGCCGGCGGCACGGTGCGCACCCCGGCCGAGGCGGAGGCGGTCGCCGCGCGGCCCAGCGGGGCCCGCGCGACGGGGCGCGGCCTGGTGATCCAGACGGCGTTCTTCGGCGACGTGGTGCTCACCACGCCGCTGATCCGCCGCGCCGCGGAGCGCCACGGCGCCCTGGTGGACGTGGTGGTGCTGCCGGGCGCGGTGCCCGTGCTGCGCAACCATCCCAGCATCCGGGACCGCATCCCCTACGACAAGCACGGCCGGGACGCCGGGGTGGGCGGGTTCGTGCGGATGGTGCGCCTGCTCCGGCGCCGGCACTACGCGGCCGCCTACCTCGCGCAGTCCAGCGTCCGCTCCGCGGCCCTGGCCTTCGCCGCCGGCATCCCCCGGCGCATCGGCTTCCGCGAGGCGCCGGGCGCGTTCCTGCACACCCACTCCGTCGCGCCGCGCGGCGAGCCGCACCAGGTCGAGCGCCTGCTGGCGCTGGCCGACGGGGCGCCCGAGCGCCGCGAGCCGGAGATCTTCCCGGGCCCCGAGGAGCGGGCGGCGGTGGACGCGCTGCTGGCCGAGGCCGGCATCCACAGCGAGTTCGTGGTCCTCGCGCCCGGCTCCCAGTGGGGCTCCAAGCGCTGGCCGTTCTTCCCGGAGCTGGCCCGCGCCCTGGCGCCGGAGATCCCGCTCGCCCTGGTGGGCGGGCCGGGCGACCGCGCCGATGCGCGGCAGATCCGCACCGCCCTGGGCTCCGCGACGCCGGTGGCCGACGGCATCGGCCGGCTCTCGCTCCTCGCGGCGGGCGAGCTGATCCGCCGCGCCCGGGCGCTGGTGTCGAACGACTCGGCGCCCGTGCACCTCGCCTCGGCGGCGGGCACGGCCACGGTCGAGATCTACGGACCCACCGCGCCGCTGTTCGGCTTCGCCGCGCGCGCGCCGTGGTCGCGCATCGTCGAGCCCGAGCCGCTGGAGTGCCGGCCCTGCCACCACCACGGGCCGCCCGCCTGCCCGCTCGGCCACCACCGCTGCATGCGCGAGATCCCCATCAGCCGCGTGCTGGCCGAGGTGCGGACCCTGCTCCAGATTGTCCCCAAACGCTACGGAGTCTGA
- a CDS encoding carbohydrate kinase family protein yields the protein MGRRLKKLGVVGTMIWDTIIGRDPAAAPFEEWGGISYALAALDASLPAGWQVVPVVKVGRDLAEHADAFLRTLPSARGTRFVVVPETNPRVRLNYQDRQRRCEGLRGGVPPWAWAELGPMVLDLDALYVNFITGFECDLATAQALRQAYRRPLYGDLHSLALGIRANGIRHLRPIEEPLAWLSCFDVVQVNEDEMLQLGDAPLELAARAVARGVQAVCVTLGERGAAYVAAPGFDGFGSASAAGDTGQVARTARIDAEGEPVAGDPTGCGDVFGSTLFARLLAGDALEPAVRAANRLARRNVSYRGATGLQHHLRGALAPSRSA from the coding sequence GTGGGGCGACGTCTGAAGAAGCTCGGCGTCGTGGGCACGATGATCTGGGACACGATCATCGGCCGCGATCCCGCCGCGGCGCCCTTCGAGGAGTGGGGCGGCATCAGCTACGCCCTCGCGGCGCTCGACGCGTCGCTACCCGCGGGCTGGCAGGTCGTCCCCGTCGTGAAGGTGGGTCGCGACCTGGCCGAGCATGCGGACGCGTTCCTGCGGACCCTGCCGTCGGCGCGCGGCACGCGGTTCGTGGTGGTGCCCGAGACCAATCCGCGGGTGCGGCTGAACTACCAGGACCGCCAGCGGCGCTGCGAGGGCCTCCGGGGCGGCGTGCCGCCGTGGGCCTGGGCCGAGCTGGGCCCGATGGTCCTCGACCTCGATGCGCTGTACGTCAACTTCATCACCGGCTTCGAGTGCGACCTCGCCACCGCGCAGGCGCTGCGCCAGGCCTACCGGCGCCCGCTGTACGGCGACCTGCACAGTCTGGCGCTCGGCATCCGCGCGAACGGCATCCGCCACCTGCGGCCCATCGAGGAGCCGCTGGCCTGGCTGTCCTGCTTCGACGTGGTGCAGGTGAACGAGGACGAGATGCTGCAGCTCGGCGACGCGCCGTTGGAGCTGGCCGCGCGCGCGGTCGCGCGCGGCGTGCAGGCGGTGTGCGTGACCCTGGGCGAGCGCGGCGCCGCCTACGTCGCCGCGCCGGGGTTCGACGGCTTCGGCTCCGCGTCCGCGGCGGGGGACACGGGGCAGGTCGCCCGGACCGCGCGGATCGACGCCGAGGGCGAGCCGGTCGCGGGCGACCCCACCGGCTGCGGCGACGTGTTCGGCTCGACCCTGTTCGCCCGGCTGCTGGCCGGCGACGCGCTCGAGCCCGCCGTCCGGGCGGCCAACCGGCTCGCGCGGCGCAACGTCAGCTACCGCGGCGCCACCGGTCTGCAGCACCACCTGCGCGGCGCCCTCGCGCCCTCGCGGTCCGCGTGA
- the ftsE gene encoding cell division ATP-binding protein FtsE: protein MIKFSHVTKAYAKGAALADVSFHVPKGQFCFLTGHSGAGKTTALKLIYLAEPPTSGEVRVSGFASSRISARDVPRLRRRLGIVFQDFRLLEDRTAEENVAFALEVTGARRSAIGPRVMRVLTQVGLVAKAHQYPRELSGGEQQRVAIARALVNDPVVLLADEPTGNLDERATRGIFQLLRDINAAGTAVLMATHDLDLVKSFDGAHLVELQHGSVAYDSAEDAGDVEPAAP from the coding sequence GTGATCAAGTTCAGCCACGTCACGAAGGCGTACGCCAAGGGCGCCGCGCTCGCCGACGTGTCGTTCCACGTCCCCAAGGGCCAGTTCTGCTTCCTCACCGGGCACAGCGGCGCCGGCAAGACCACGGCGCTCAAGCTCATCTACCTCGCCGAGCCGCCCACGTCCGGCGAGGTGCGGGTGTCGGGCTTCGCCTCCTCCCGCATCAGCGCGCGCGACGTCCCGCGGCTGCGGCGCCGGCTGGGCATCGTGTTCCAGGACTTCCGGCTGCTCGAGGACCGCACCGCCGAGGAGAACGTGGCCTTCGCGCTCGAGGTGACCGGGGCGCGCCGCTCCGCCATCGGCCCGCGGGTGATGCGGGTGCTCACCCAGGTGGGCCTGGTGGCGAAAGCCCACCAGTACCCGCGCGAGCTCTCCGGCGGCGAGCAGCAGCGCGTGGCCATCGCCCGCGCGCTGGTGAACGACCCGGTGGTGCTCCTGGCCGACGAGCCGACCGGCAACCTCGACGAGCGGGCGACCCGCGGCATCTTCCAGCTGCTCCGGGACATCAACGCCGCGGGCACCGCGGTGCTGATGGCCACCCACGACCTCGACCTGGTGAAGAGCTTCGACGGGGCGCACCTCGTCGAGCTGCAGCACGGCAGCGTCGCGTACGACTCCGCCGAGGACGCCGGCGACGTGGAGCCGGCCGCGCCGTGA
- a CDS encoding ROK family protein: MRYLVGVDIGGTNIVVGTVAEDGSAVLGVGSAPTLPEEGPQAVVGRIARLVQGSIAEAQKAAGIPRDGIVGVGIGSPGPLDRERGLVLLTPNLGWRDLPLRDLVSEATGLPASLDNDANCAIYGEWWAGAARGSKYVVGLTIGTGIGGGIVIDGKLYYGTSGVAGEVGHTTIDSTGRRCKCGNYGCLEAYASGPAIAARAVEGLEIGAESDLPARVGGDLARITAQTVYEAAKAGDEYALEIVRDTAKFLGAGVGNLVNIFNPDTVVIVGGVTMAGDQLFVPLRGEVKRRAFKPAVDRCRIVPGELPGTAGVVGAVAGFKHDVWGDV, encoded by the coding sequence ATGCGGTACCTGGTCGGCGTGGACATCGGCGGGACGAACATCGTCGTGGGCACCGTGGCCGAAGACGGCTCCGCGGTCCTCGGCGTCGGCTCGGCGCCGACGCTGCCCGAGGAGGGCCCCCAGGCGGTGGTGGGACGCATCGCGCGGCTGGTGCAGGGCTCCATCGCCGAGGCGCAGAAGGCCGCCGGCATTCCGCGGGACGGCATCGTGGGCGTGGGGATCGGCTCGCCCGGGCCGCTCGACCGGGAGCGGGGCCTGGTGCTGCTCACGCCGAACCTCGGGTGGCGCGACCTCCCGCTCCGGGACCTGGTGAGCGAGGCCACCGGCCTGCCGGCGTCGCTCGACAACGACGCCAACTGCGCCATCTACGGCGAGTGGTGGGCGGGCGCGGCCCGCGGCTCGAAATACGTCGTGGGACTGACCATCGGCACCGGGATCGGCGGCGGGATCGTGATCGACGGCAAGCTGTACTACGGCACCTCGGGCGTGGCGGGCGAGGTCGGCCACACCACCATCGACTCCACGGGCCGGCGCTGCAAGTGCGGCAACTATGGCTGCCTCGAGGCTTATGCGTCGGGGCCGGCGATCGCCGCGCGCGCCGTCGAGGGGCTCGAGATCGGCGCCGAGAGCGACCTGCCGGCCCGGGTGGGCGGCGACCTGGCGCGGATCACCGCGCAGACCGTGTACGAGGCGGCCAAGGCCGGCGACGAGTACGCGCTCGAGATCGTGCGCGACACCGCCAAGTTCCTCGGCGCCGGCGTCGGCAACCTCGTCAACATCTTCAACCCGGACACGGTGGTGATCGTGGGCGGCGTGACGATGGCGGGCGACCAGCTGTTCGTGCCGCTGCGAGGCGAAGTGAAGCGCCGGGCCTTCAAGCCCGCTGTGGACCGCTGCCGGATCGTCCCGGGCGAGCTGCCCGGCACCGCGGGCGTGGTCGGGGCCGTCGCCGGCTTCAAGCACGACGTGTGGGGCGACGTCTGA
- a CDS encoding ATP-binding protein — translation MTAVVEVPQSFDDRSFEQFAAGLAALEGAGRVLVDAHATEWASPFGLVGLLCAGRALLKRLGTKPLLTVPADGEVAHYWAHTGFFAQAESLFEIHGAVPRSRQTPERAVLLEITPVEVAGDVHRVVDRIQSHSAAILDAATGLDAKATIGFGMALSEACQNIVEHAGTGGWVAVHAYTWRRRLGRRVVVIAVGDAGVGFRHTLEATQAKRYGDRWSDATALEAALIHGISKYRDPGRGQGLRGIRMWAERWKGKLSIRSGTGRIVRVPDWDEDVPLAGGLAPFPGAQLQLVVPGTVREER, via the coding sequence GTGACCGCCGTCGTCGAGGTCCCGCAGTCGTTCGACGACCGCTCGTTCGAGCAGTTCGCGGCCGGCCTCGCCGCGCTCGAGGGCGCGGGCCGGGTGCTGGTGGACGCGCACGCCACCGAGTGGGCGTCGCCGTTCGGCCTGGTGGGCCTGCTGTGCGCCGGCCGCGCGCTGCTGAAGCGGCTGGGCACGAAGCCGCTCCTCACGGTGCCCGCGGACGGCGAGGTGGCCCACTACTGGGCCCACACCGGCTTCTTCGCGCAGGCCGAATCCCTGTTCGAGATCCACGGCGCGGTCCCCCGCAGCCGGCAGACGCCGGAGCGCGCGGTGCTGCTGGAGATCACGCCGGTCGAGGTCGCGGGCGACGTGCACCGGGTGGTGGACCGCATCCAGAGCCACTCGGCGGCGATCCTCGACGCCGCCACCGGCCTCGACGCCAAGGCGACGATCGGATTCGGTATGGCGCTTTCGGAGGCTTGTCAAAATATTGTGGAGCACGCCGGCACCGGCGGCTGGGTCGCGGTGCACGCCTACACGTGGAGGCGGCGGCTCGGCCGGCGCGTGGTGGTCATCGCGGTCGGGGACGCCGGCGTCGGATTCCGACATACGCTCGAGGCCACGCAGGCCAAGCGCTACGGCGACCGGTGGAGCGACGCCACGGCGCTCGAGGCGGCGCTGATCCACGGGATCAGCAAGTATCGCGATCCGGGCCGGGGGCAGGGTTTGCGCGGGATCCGGATGTGGGCGGAGCGCTGGAAGGGCAAGCTCAGCATCCGCAGCGGCACGGGACGCATCGTGCGGGTCCCGGACTGGGACGAGGACGTGCCGCTCGCGGGCGGACTGGCGCCGTTCCCCGGGGCGCAGCTGCAGCTGGTGGTCCCTGGAACGGTGCGGGAGGAACGGTGA
- a CDS encoding peptidoglycan DD-metalloendopeptidase family protein: MAGRAGASPALVAAALAALMAGRLAAQQPAPADTALENSQQRLVEIRRERQRLQGEMERLRGQVHSLSSEVQNLREQVRTTGRIVSELDLQIAAMGSQIGRKTADLLIAQDALAEKRAILHHRLIEIAKRGPLYEAQVLLAAESFGDLASRYKYLYLISRQDRQLVADVEALRDSAASGRNVLLNLQGALSRRRDERAEENQRYRQLEQQSQRSLRQSQQDSVRTRQQLAQLAKDEARLNDIIAGFERRRLEAANRGAPAAPSRLRTADFGQLDWPVTGDIIYRFGRQSLPNGTTIRRDGIGIAVPPGTPVHAIADGIVRSTRSLGTYGPSIVVEHGGGFYSVYLYLSEIDVKDGQAVTRGQVIGRSGGENSDERAHIEFQIRGEAAGQSGQAKALDPVNWLRRRR; this comes from the coding sequence ATGGCGGGCCGCGCGGGCGCGTCCCCGGCGCTCGTGGCCGCGGCGCTCGCGGCGCTGATGGCAGGACGGCTGGCCGCGCAGCAGCCCGCCCCGGCCGACACGGCGCTGGAGAACAGCCAGCAGCGGCTGGTCGAGATCCGGCGCGAGCGCCAGCGGCTCCAGGGCGAGATGGAGCGCCTGCGCGGCCAGGTGCACTCGCTCTCCAGCGAAGTCCAGAACCTCCGCGAGCAGGTGCGCACCACCGGCCGCATCGTCTCCGAGCTCGATCTGCAGATCGCGGCGATGGGCTCCCAGATCGGGCGCAAGACCGCGGACCTGCTCATCGCGCAGGACGCGCTCGCCGAGAAGCGCGCGATCCTGCACCACCGCCTCATCGAGATCGCCAAGCGGGGCCCGCTGTACGAGGCCCAGGTGCTGCTCGCCGCCGAGTCGTTCGGCGACCTGGCCTCCCGCTACAAGTACCTGTACCTCATCAGCCGCCAGGACCGGCAGCTGGTGGCCGACGTCGAGGCGCTCCGCGACAGCGCCGCCAGCGGCCGCAACGTGCTGCTCAACCTGCAGGGCGCGCTCTCGCGCCGCCGCGACGAGCGGGCGGAGGAGAACCAGCGCTACCGGCAGCTGGAGCAGCAGAGCCAGCGCAGCCTGCGCCAGTCGCAGCAGGACTCGGTGCGCACGCGTCAGCAGCTGGCCCAGCTCGCCAAGGACGAGGCGCGGCTGAACGACATCATCGCCGGCTTCGAGCGGCGGCGGCTGGAGGCCGCGAACCGCGGCGCGCCCGCCGCGCCGTCCCGCCTGCGGACCGCCGACTTCGGGCAGCTCGACTGGCCGGTCACGGGGGACATCATCTACCGCTTCGGGCGCCAGTCGCTGCCGAACGGCACCACCATCCGCAGGGACGGCATCGGCATCGCCGTGCCCCCCGGGACGCCGGTGCACGCCATCGCCGATGGAATCGTGCGCAGCACGCGCTCGCTCGGCACCTACGGTCCCTCGATCGTGGTCGAGCACGGCGGCGGCTTCTACAGCGTGTACCTGTACCTGAGCGAGATCGACGTGAAGGACGGCCAGGCCGTGACCCGCGGCCAGGTCATCGGCCGCTCGGGGGGTGAGAACTCCGACGAGCGCGCCCACATCGAGTTCCAGATCCGCGGCGAGGCCGCCGGCCAGAGCGGGCAGGCCAAGGCCCTCGACCCCGTCAACTGGCTGCGGCGCCGCCGATGA